Proteins encoded within one genomic window of Bemisia tabaci chromosome 2, PGI_BMITA_v3:
- the LOC140223996 gene encoding uncharacterized protein: MMKGEKKALKNTRTVMTFLYLLIQSIILIIVIITTEQSNFICALPCMSWTDQPFGQSLGSDSGPQENCQAPVITKEKSVDEFTGEVNSLVELRKMAGRRWRIR, translated from the exons ATgatgaaaggagaaaaaaaggctcTTAAGAACACAAGAACAGTCATGACATTTCTGTACCTACTTATCCAAAGTATTATTCTCATTATTGTAATTATTACAACAGAACAGAGTAATTTTATCTGTGCCTTACCCTGCATGAGCTG GACAGATCAACCATTCGGCCAAAGCCTTGGCTCAGATTCAGGACCTCAAGAAAACTGTCAGGCTCCAGTGATCACCAAAGAGAAAAG CGTTGATGAATTCACTGGTGAGGTGAATTCTCTTGTGGAATTAAGAAAGATGGCAGGAAGAAGATGGAGGATAAGGTAG